In Methanosarcina siciliae T4/M, one genomic interval encodes:
- a CDS encoding TIGR02556 family CRISPR-associated protein, whose amino-acid sequence MIEAMKEIGEYALEKENKDLNDFVSILVENPASNETYKHVFCIKFVSCQDSFEFKEIEHQEYSKEKIVKYLYKRGSSNGPDITPTARVTEIKKTFSNKIIGWFSKPLKKAKPILEGEEVQFLELLGKCIKENEEKIISDLEPKVNSIDAKENSILTLVLEENDLTRYVGDFEVFRKILKNNGASKFYSKYDIISKADDKVCSICKTHKEVYGFVTPYEFYTVDKRGFVSGGFDQSKAWRNNPVCLECALKITAGKEYIEKYMSFGFYGFNFLLIPKLLNNSTNEDLFDTFEKFNEKKFTFNKEYKRFLTANENDILDILSEEDDYLNFNFQFYEKSNSAYRILLYIEDILPSRLRELFKSKEIVDKKKIFSNYFSNDTEVKSIQFTLGNVRWFFPNTLDDPDLNKYFLEVTNGIFTGTSIDYGFLLKYIMRRIRKDFKNENPIRYSLFLGFQMLDFLSNLCLLGNYTGGNCVNSTNLSTLLGDMAPKENNGYEERANVVFSEFEHFFNTDAKKAIFLEGTLVQYLLNIQKFQRGSAPFRTKLRGLNLDERYIKRIFPETINKLEEYDANYYKELESLISKYMIQSGNNWKMSNDEISFYFVLGMNLSNLLKSPKPEKEIKND is encoded by the coding sequence ATGATCGAAGCGATGAAAGAAATTGGTGAATATGCGCTTGAAAAAGAAAACAAGGATTTAAACGATTTTGTGTCAATTCTAGTTGAAAATCCTGCAAGTAATGAAACTTATAAACACGTGTTTTGCATTAAGTTTGTTTCTTGCCAAGATAGTTTTGAGTTTAAAGAAATTGAGCATCAGGAGTATTCTAAAGAGAAAATTGTAAAATATCTCTATAAAAGAGGGTCCTCTAACGGTCCGGACATTACTCCTACTGCACGAGTCACAGAAATCAAAAAAACGTTTTCTAACAAGATTATAGGCTGGTTTTCAAAGCCCTTGAAAAAAGCAAAACCTATATTAGAGGGTGAAGAAGTCCAATTTTTGGAGCTTCTTGGAAAATGTATAAAAGAAAATGAAGAGAAAATAATCTCAGACCTTGAACCTAAAGTTAACTCTATCGATGCAAAGGAAAATTCGATATTAACCTTAGTTCTTGAAGAAAATGATTTAACCAGATATGTAGGAGATTTTGAAGTATTTCGTAAGATCCTTAAAAACAATGGGGCTTCCAAGTTTTATAGTAAATATGATATTATCTCTAAAGCCGATGATAAAGTATGTTCGATTTGCAAAACACATAAAGAAGTTTATGGTTTCGTTACCCCTTATGAATTCTATACCGTAGATAAGCGGGGATTTGTTAGCGGAGGATTTGACCAGAGTAAGGCATGGAGAAACAATCCCGTTTGCCTTGAATGTGCCTTGAAAATTACAGCGGGAAAAGAATATATCGAAAAATACATGTCTTTTGGTTTTTACGGATTCAATTTCCTCCTTATCCCTAAGCTACTTAATAATAGCACTAATGAGGATCTTTTCGATACTTTTGAGAAATTTAATGAAAAAAAATTTACATTTAATAAAGAATATAAAAGATTTTTAACAGCTAATGAAAACGATATCCTTGACATTCTAAGTGAAGAGGATGATTATCTTAATTTTAATTTCCAATTTTATGAAAAGTCCAATTCTGCATATAGAATTCTTTTGTATATCGAGGATATTCTTCCTTCAAGGTTAAGAGAGCTTTTCAAATCCAAAGAAATCGTTGACAAAAAGAAAATATTCAGTAACTATTTTTCTAATGATACCGAAGTAAAATCCATCCAATTTACATTAGGTAATGTAAGATGGTTCTTCCCAAATACTCTAGATGACCCTGATTTAAACAAGTACTTTTTAGAAGTCACAAACGGGATCTTTACAGGAACATCAATTGATTATGGTTTTCTGTTAAAGTATATTATGCGGCGTATTCGAAAAGATTTCAAAAATGAAAATCCAATAAGGTATTCTCTATTTTTAGGATTCCAAATGTTAGACTTTTTAAGTAATTTATGTTTGCTTGGAAATTATACAGGAGGTAATTGTGTGAATTCTACGAATTTATCGACGTTATTAGGGGACATGGCACCAAAGGAAAACAATGGTTATGAGGAGCGAGCAAATGTTGTCTTTTCGGAATTTGAACATTTTTTCAATACCGATGCAAAGAAGGCTATTTTTTTAGAAGGCACACTTGTTCAGTATTTACTAAATATTCAAAAATTTCAGCGTGGAAGCGCTCCTTTCAGAACTAAACTTCGAGGCCTGAATCTTGATGAGCGTTATATAAAAAGAATCTTCCCTGAAACCATAAATAAACTAGAAGAATATGATGCTAATTATTATAAAGAACTTGAATCTCTGATCTCAAAATACATGATTCAGTCTGGCAATAATTGGAAAATGTCAAACGATGAAATCAGTTTTTATTTTGTTCTTGGTATGAATCTATCAAACCTTTTAAAGTCACCTAAACCTGAAAAGGAGATTAAAAATGACTGA
- a CDS encoding transposase: protein MSFREIDDVLWNSIEPYLPPQKPLTGRPRANMRKLMNGIFYVVMTGCTWKDVPKRYGSKSTVHRFHLYLCEHGIYQKIFNELLNKGYDLNKIDLSQCFTDTKDVPAKKGGISATMVTKK from the coding sequence ATGTCATTTCGTGAAATCGATGATGTTCTATGGAACTCCATAGAACCTTATCTTCCTCCACAGAAACCACTTACAGGAAGGCCGCGTGCAAATATGAGGAAGTTAATGAATGGTATTTTTTACGTTGTTATGACCGGTTGTACGTGGAAAGACGTTCCCAAGAGATATGGATCAAAGTCAACAGTTCATAGATTTCATCTATATCTGTGTGAACATGGTATCTATCAGAAGATTTTCAATGAACTTTTGAACAAAGGTTACGATTTGAATAAAATAGATCTTTCTCAATGCTTTACTGATACAAAGGATGTTCCGGCTAAAAAAGGGGGAATATCGGCTACGATGGTCACAAAAAAATAA
- a CDS encoding ABC transporter ATP-binding protein — protein sequence MLMAEQFEKPEMENSPSLLEMKNVTVTRGSKKILDSVSLSIKPGEHVAIIGPNGSGKSSLIKTLTKEYHPLAAADGLVLEIMGKETWNVFELRKLLGIVSGELQQTCCRQIRVLDVVLSGFFSSIGIYYNHKVTPEMENRAEEVLDFLEISHLAKRLMCELSTGEARRVLIGRALVHDPQALILDEPANSLDLKALHGFRESVRKIALSGKSVILVTHNLQDVIPEISRVVLIKEGKIFRDGKKEEILTDANLSELFSLPVQVLEKEGYYQAWS from the coding sequence ATGCTAATGGCTGAACAATTCGAAAAACCAGAGATGGAGAACTCCCCCTCCCTGCTGGAAATGAAAAATGTTACGGTAACTCGGGGAAGTAAAAAGATCCTTGACTCCGTATCCCTTTCTATCAAGCCCGGAGAACATGTTGCAATTATCGGGCCCAACGGCTCCGGCAAGTCCTCCCTGATAAAGACATTAACAAAAGAATACCACCCCCTTGCAGCAGCCGACGGGCTCGTACTGGAAATCATGGGAAAAGAGACCTGGAACGTCTTTGAGCTCAGGAAACTTCTCGGGATAGTCTCGGGAGAACTCCAGCAGACCTGCTGCCGCCAGATCCGGGTCCTTGATGTGGTACTCTCCGGGTTTTTCAGCAGCATAGGCATATATTACAACCACAAAGTAACTCCGGAAATGGAAAACAGAGCAGAAGAAGTTCTGGATTTCCTCGAGATTTCTCACCTCGCAAAGAGGCTGATGTGCGAGCTTTCCACAGGAGAAGCACGAAGAGTGCTGATAGGGCGGGCTCTTGTACACGACCCGCAGGCGCTCATCCTGGACGAACCCGCAAACAGCCTTGACTTAAAAGCCCTTCACGGTTTCCGTGAAAGTGTCCGGAAAATTGCGCTTTCAGGCAAAAGTGTGATTCTTGTCACCCACAACCTGCAGGACGTCATTCCCGAAATCAGCCGTGTGGTCCTCATAAAGGAAGGGAAAATCTTCAGGGACGGGAAGAAAGAAGAGATCCTGACAGACGCAAACCTCTCGGAGCTTTTCTCCCTCCCGGTACAAGTCCTGGAAAAAGAAGGTTACTACCAGGCCTGGAGCTGA
- the cas7b gene encoding type I-B CRISPR-associated protein Cas7/Csh2, translated as MTEVDRRSEIVFLYDIKDGNPNGDPLDENKPRIDEETGINLVTDVRLKRTIRDHLYKFRGKEIFVREISAENGSIQDAKMRARDFLTIDEPLDSFETGKNAINEKLLADCIDVRLFGGTVPLELKVKKGKNETGSITHTGPVQFKIGRSMHKVFMKHFRGTGAFASKGGASQKTFREEDFLPYSLISFYGIINENAAKDTKLSEEDIDLLLDGMWNGTKNLISRSKVGQVPRLLFKVNYKEGNYHIGDLNNLFSLKSDLIDEEIRDISQVKIEVQRLIDVLGKNKDKIGNAQICSDGSITFTYDGEEIDFEKSLAEAGINTEILTM; from the coding sequence ATGACTGAAGTAGACAGAAGATCTGAAATTGTATTTTTGTATGATATAAAAGATGGAAATCCAAACGGAGATCCGCTTGATGAAAATAAACCACGTATTGATGAAGAAACAGGAATAAACCTTGTAACAGATGTCAGGCTTAAGAGAACAATACGTGATCATCTCTACAAGTTTAGAGGTAAGGAAATTTTTGTTAGGGAAATCTCAGCTGAAAACGGTTCTATTCAGGATGCAAAAATGAGGGCAAGAGATTTTTTGACAATTGACGAGCCCCTTGATTCATTCGAAACTGGTAAAAACGCCATTAATGAGAAACTTCTGGCTGATTGCATTGACGTTCGTTTATTTGGAGGAACTGTTCCACTTGAACTTAAAGTCAAAAAGGGAAAAAATGAAACCGGGTCAATAACCCATACTGGTCCTGTACAGTTTAAGATAGGCAGATCAATGCATAAGGTCTTCATGAAACATTTTCGCGGAACAGGAGCTTTTGCTTCAAAGGGAGGAGCCAGTCAAAAAACGTTCCGTGAAGAGGATTTCTTACCTTATTCTTTGATAAGTTTTTACGGAATTATTAATGAAAATGCGGCTAAGGATACGAAACTTTCAGAGGAAGATATAGATCTGCTTCTTGATGGAATGTGGAATGGAACTAAGAACCTTATTTCTAGGTCAAAAGTCGGTCAGGTTCCTCGCCTCCTGTTCAAGGTAAATTACAAAGAAGGAAATTATCACATTGGGGATCTGAACAACCTTTTCAGTCTTAAGTCTGATTTGATAGATGAAGAGATTCGGGATATCTCACAGGTAAAGATTGAGGTACAGAGGCTGATTGATGTATTGGGTAAGAACAAAGATAAAATTGGAAATGCCCAGATTTGCTCGGATGGATCAATCACGTTTACATATGACGGGGAAGAGATTGACTTTGAAAAAAGCCTTGCGGAAGCCGGGATTAATACTGAAATACTAACAATGTGA
- a CDS encoding DUF1638 domain-containing protein, which produces MTVMGIIGCRIFEDEIVHVLTNDPEAKKIYLIKNEENTGLLHKLKSQGLDPVVLPFYELRTHLKQRNEFSVIVQLQEIGLHTDPSRLKSRTYTNLNLMSRFADGVLLFYGLCGHAFSRMQKDFPYFRCSLKLLQDRSEGKTAPLEDCIAAALGGNSRYREILKSHSDTFFLTPMWAGNWKKAFRLGDESIPDFEFTPENMRELGYRKVGKIDTGLSYDPDFEKNIEEFALTFGFEIIEFKGGTEIAQKSYRLMQKLLLNPLRV; this is translated from the coding sequence ATGACAGTGATGGGCATAATCGGCTGCAGGATCTTCGAAGATGAAATTGTCCATGTGCTTACAAACGACCCTGAAGCGAAAAAGATTTACCTCATAAAAAATGAAGAAAATACAGGGCTCCTGCACAAACTTAAATCCCAGGGGCTTGATCCGGTAGTCCTTCCTTTTTACGAATTAAGAACCCACCTGAAGCAAAGGAATGAATTCAGCGTCATTGTCCAGCTTCAGGAGATAGGACTCCATACAGACCCTTCCAGGCTCAAAAGCAGAACATATACAAACCTGAACCTGATGTCCAGGTTTGCAGACGGGGTCCTCCTTTTTTATGGCCTTTGCGGGCATGCTTTTTCCCGTATGCAGAAAGATTTTCCATATTTCAGGTGTTCCCTGAAACTGCTTCAGGACAGAAGCGAAGGAAAAACGGCTCCCCTTGAAGACTGTATTGCAGCAGCCCTTGGAGGCAATTCCCGCTACCGGGAAATTTTGAAAAGCCACAGTGACACCTTTTTCTTAACCCCAATGTGGGCTGGTAACTGGAAAAAAGCTTTCAGGTTGGGAGATGAATCGATTCCGGATTTTGAATTCACCCCTGAAAACATGAGAGAACTAGGGTATAGAAAAGTTGGGAAGATTGATACAGGGCTCTCCTATGACCCCGATTTTGAGAAAAACATTGAAGAATTTGCGCTTACCTTCGGGTTCGAGATCATAGAATTTAAAGGCGGTACTGAAATAGCTCAAAAGTCATACAGACTAATGCAAAAACTGCTTCTCAATCCGCTCAGGGTCTGA
- a CDS encoding galactose-1-phosphate uridylyltransferase: MSEIRKHYFLPEYCIIAEERAKRPSDFAGATGTSEKSHSENCVFCGGNEEKTPPATAAYKKDGIFADTEEKRVRNWDFRCFPNLYPALSPAPSSPEFHGKGFEAFPGFGFHEVIVESPVHGKKLEDFSDAEISGLMRVYKDRVCYYASREKIRYVSLFKNSGKAAGASQNHPHSQLLALPVCPQVLERELKAIREGEKCPYCTLLEKEKASTRLIHENSKFVAFAPYYSTGPFEVWILPKEHISFLGDFSPELLFALGEILRTVLRSYGKVFGNLPYNHMFYQLFETPEYHLNLRLMPRITTAAGFELNTGIYINTVSPEKAASYLRGDINELAQEEAGREK, translated from the coding sequence ATGTCAGAAATCAGAAAGCACTATTTTCTCCCCGAATACTGCATAATTGCCGAAGAGAGGGCTAAAAGACCTTCGGACTTTGCAGGAGCAACCGGAACTTCCGAAAAAAGCCATTCTGAAAATTGCGTGTTTTGTGGGGGAAACGAGGAAAAAACGCCTCCTGCAACTGCAGCATATAAGAAAGATGGGATCTTTGCCGACACCGAAGAAAAAAGAGTCCGCAACTGGGATTTTCGCTGTTTTCCGAACCTCTATCCTGCACTTTCTCCTGCTCCTTCTTCCCCCGAATTTCACGGAAAAGGGTTTGAAGCTTTTCCGGGATTCGGTTTCCATGAGGTAATAGTGGAATCCCCCGTACACGGGAAAAAACTGGAGGACTTCTCCGATGCTGAAATATCCGGGCTTATGAGAGTCTATAAGGACAGGGTATGCTATTACGCATCCCGTGAGAAAATCCGTTATGTCTCCCTGTTCAAAAATTCCGGAAAAGCTGCAGGCGCTTCACAGAACCACCCGCACAGCCAGCTCCTCGCCCTGCCGGTTTGCCCTCAGGTCCTGGAAAGGGAATTAAAGGCTATCAGGGAAGGAGAAAAATGCCCTTACTGCACGCTCCTTGAAAAAGAAAAAGCTTCAACACGCCTTATCCATGAAAATAGTAAATTTGTGGCTTTTGCCCCTTACTATTCAACAGGACCCTTTGAAGTATGGATCCTTCCAAAAGAACATATCAGTTTCCTGGGGGATTTCAGTCCTGAACTCCTTTTTGCCCTCGGGGAAATTTTGAGAACGGTCCTCAGGAGTTATGGAAAAGTATTCGGGAACCTACCCTATAACCACATGTTCTACCAGCTTTTTGAAACACCGGAGTACCACCTGAACCTGAGGTTGATGCCCAGGATCACCACGGCTGCGGGGTTTGAACTGAATACCGGAATTTACATCAATACGGTTTCTCCTGAAAAGGCAGCTTCATACCTGAGAGGGGATATTAATGAGCTGGCTCAAGAGGAAGCCGGGAGAGAAAAATAA
- a CDS encoding glycosyltransferase family 4 protein: protein MGNHFIIIAGEEAGPSSNKMGGIWNVIHEEAHTLAALFDSGKLKKAKENTEILVAGPYFGHRGADWNRGLNRITDMNGLAPLSTDGELKKSLKTIEDEGIKVFTGEEMVGETRIGYLQFQTSDFGKIRSTYMGKDMTLESRVKAEAYELLGLDSLKYESMSNGAEYTHYLSLSHSISELIRLLVSSAPKTLAEEKKQEKELIPCPGVSLHCHEFGVFYAPARLKKLGIPTNSVATLHATLPGRNAGYNSIQKRRNNDSTWPPGVPENLASLEALAMYADMVTAVGESTRQEARLFYGINGIVIRNGITIESEKIDWSRKELYLAKIQSFLSENLYRYYGGEKIEPGKIIPIFTISRIEVENKGYPDLLDSLVALEHIIRNSIMEGHMEEGIKVICFLVATEGPKTNLPEGFPVNLPKDVLVGNELRLQQMIEERELDFPKMVRGKRSVAAMLYPQIISPGDGGLGMGVRDFMAGCCAGVFPSRYDPFLLTGLEAGREGTPSVVSRVCGFSDAIKTIESLVEGLGGVIVVDNIDLSYYETVLEYALAVSYFTRNFIDDRVKYRLLCREAFLLAKDMGWEKPVEQYYELISGARFCKKKK from the coding sequence TTGGGAAATCATTTCATTATAATTGCCGGAGAGGAGGCAGGGCCTTCCTCAAACAAAATGGGTGGGATCTGGAACGTCATTCACGAAGAGGCACATACCCTTGCAGCTCTTTTTGACTCCGGGAAACTAAAGAAAGCAAAAGAAAATACCGAAATCCTTGTTGCGGGCCCGTATTTCGGGCACAGGGGAGCTGACTGGAACCGGGGCTTGAACAGGATTACGGACATGAACGGGCTTGCCCCTCTCAGCACTGACGGAGAACTCAAAAAAAGCCTGAAAACCATTGAAGACGAAGGCATTAAAGTTTTCACAGGAGAAGAAATGGTCGGAGAAACCAGGATAGGTTACCTGCAATTCCAGACCTCTGATTTTGGGAAAATCCGTTCGACCTATATGGGGAAAGATATGACTCTCGAAAGCAGGGTCAAAGCCGAAGCCTATGAACTCCTGGGGCTTGATTCCCTCAAGTACGAAAGCATGTCAAACGGTGCGGAATATACCCATTACCTTTCCCTTTCACATTCGATCTCCGAACTTATCCGGCTTCTTGTAAGTTCGGCTCCCAAAACCCTGGCAGAAGAGAAAAAACAGGAAAAAGAATTAATTCCCTGTCCGGGGGTTTCCCTGCACTGCCATGAATTCGGGGTATTTTATGCTCCTGCAAGACTTAAAAAACTGGGGATCCCGACGAATTCTGTCGCAACCCTGCATGCCACTCTTCCAGGCAGGAATGCCGGATACAACTCCATCCAGAAAAGGAGAAATAATGACAGCACGTGGCCTCCGGGAGTGCCTGAGAACCTTGCATCCCTCGAAGCCCTTGCTATGTACGCAGACATGGTTACGGCAGTAGGGGAGTCCACGCGCCAGGAAGCCCGACTTTTTTACGGGATTAACGGGATTGTCATTAGAAACGGGATAACAATCGAATCCGAAAAAATAGACTGGAGCCGAAAAGAACTCTACCTCGCAAAGATCCAGAGTTTCCTTTCCGAAAACCTGTACAGGTATTACGGAGGGGAAAAGATCGAGCCCGGAAAGATCATCCCCATTTTCACAATCTCCCGCATAGAGGTTGAAAACAAAGGGTACCCCGACCTTCTCGATTCCCTTGTAGCTCTTGAACATATAATAAGGAACAGTATCATGGAAGGGCATATGGAAGAAGGAATAAAAGTAATCTGCTTCCTTGTGGCTACGGAAGGCCCTAAAACCAACCTTCCGGAAGGGTTCCCGGTAAACCTGCCAAAAGATGTGCTTGTAGGAAACGAGCTGAGGCTTCAGCAGATGATAGAGGAAAGAGAGCTTGATTTCCCGAAAATGGTAAGAGGGAAACGTTCGGTTGCTGCTATGCTCTATCCCCAGATTATCTCTCCCGGGGATGGGGGACTGGGAATGGGAGTAAGGGACTTTATGGCTGGCTGCTGTGCCGGAGTTTTTCCTTCCCGTTATGACCCCTTCCTGCTCACAGGGCTTGAAGCCGGAAGAGAGGGGACCCCAAGCGTAGTAAGCCGGGTTTGCGGTTTCAGTGATGCCATAAAAACTATCGAGTCCCTGGTAGAGGGCCTGGGCGGAGTAATAGTGGTAGACAACATAGACCTCTCCTACTACGAGACAGTCCTTGAATACGCTCTGGCAGTCAGTTACTTTACCAGAAATTTCATAGATGACAGGGTGAAATACAGACTTCTCTGCAGGGAAGCATTTCTCCTTGCAAAGGACATGGGCTGGGAGAAACCCGTAGAACAGTATTATGAGCTGATAAGCGGGGCACGCTTCTGTAAAAAGAAAAAATGA
- a CDS encoding IS5/IS1182 family transposase: protein MSVLVDLQGLPLSIIIVPANKNDSTLYIPTLKNFNIKRPIGRPVNRPSKVTADAMYDTAKIRKYNRRRGIKSNIPVNKRNRKKKKIGRPIKVDQEEYKKKSIVERFFSWIESCKKVFPRYEIKETSYLGVVMVAAIIRLNELLG, encoded by the coding sequence ATAAGCGTTTTAGTAGATTTACAAGGTCTACCTCTTTCGATTATTATTGTTCCTGCAAATAAGAATGATTCTACACTTTATATACCGACACTTAAAAATTTCAATATAAAGAGACCTATAGGAAGGCCTGTTAACAGGCCTTCCAAAGTAACAGCTGATGCAATGTATGATACAGCTAAAATTAGAAAATATAACAGGAGAAGAGGAATAAAGTCCAATATACCAGTAAATAAAAGAAATCGGAAGAAAAAGAAGATAGGAAGACCAATAAAGGTAGATCAGGAAGAATACAAAAAGAAAAGCATAGTAGAAAGGTTCTTTAGCTGGATAGAGTCATGCAAGAAAGTATTTCCAAGATATGAAATTAAAGAGACATCATATTTAGGAGTTGTAATGGTAGCAGCAATAATTAGATTAAATGAGCTTTTGGGATAG
- a CDS encoding DNA alkylation repair protein — protein sequence MQTDIVSRVRKELIENVDEKTKNSYSRFFKEEVKCHGVRAAAVRKITKDYFKELKSAGMADKENIFALGEALLQSDYCEEAFVAFEWAYMVRAEYTEADFFVFERWVENYVNNWAKCDTLCNHAVGSFIEKFPSYIENLTLWAQSDNRWLRRASAVTLILPARKGLFLPEIFEIADLLLTDKDDLVRKGYGWMLKEASKPHLQEVFAYVMKNKKEMPRTSLRYAIEKFPPDLRAKAMEK from the coding sequence GTGCAAACCGATATCGTATCCAGGGTCAGGAAGGAATTAATCGAAAACGTTGACGAAAAGACGAAAAACAGCTATTCCCGCTTTTTTAAAGAGGAAGTGAAATGCCACGGGGTCAGGGCGGCTGCTGTCAGAAAAATCACAAAGGACTATTTTAAGGAGCTGAAATCGGCAGGCATGGCGGACAAGGAAAACATATTTGCCCTCGGGGAAGCTCTCCTGCAGTCGGACTACTGCGAGGAAGCCTTTGTCGCCTTCGAGTGGGCATATATGGTAAGAGCCGAATATACCGAAGCCGATTTCTTTGTTTTTGAACGCTGGGTCGAAAATTATGTCAACAACTGGGCGAAATGCGACACCCTCTGCAACCACGCGGTTGGCTCTTTTATCGAAAAATTCCCCTCCTACATTGAAAACCTCACGCTCTGGGCGCAGTCGGACAACCGCTGGCTCAGGCGGGCGTCTGCCGTAACCCTCATCCTGCCTGCAAGAAAAGGTCTTTTCCTGCCAGAAATCTTCGAAATCGCAGACCTACTCCTCACTGATAAAGACGACCTGGTCCGGAAAGGCTACGGCTGGATGTTAAAAGAAGCCAGCAAACCCCACCTGCAGGAAGTCTTCGCCTACGTCATGAAAAACAAAAAAGAAATGCCCAGGACCTCCCTCAGGTACGCAATCGAAAAGTTCCCTCCGGACCTCAGGGCCAAGGCTATGGAAAAATAA
- a CDS encoding winged helix-turn-helix domain-containing protein has protein sequence MLLRNFIASIINIKRHQYSRFSETKKLILEEIQKGNSAVTKIAATAGISKGMTYNHLRELKNMGYIADGDNGYIITDAGKIASI, from the coding sequence GTGCTTTTACGAAATTTTATTGCATCAATAATCAATATAAAACGTCACCAATATTCACGTTTCTCGGAAACCAAGAAATTGATACTTGAAGAGATCCAGAAAGGGAATTCTGCAGTTACTAAGATTGCGGCAACTGCAGGGATTTCTAAAGGAATGACTTACAACCACCTCAGGGAACTGAAAAACATGGGGTATATTGCAGACGGGGACAACGGGTACATAATAACCGATGCAGGAAAAATTGCCTCTATTTAA
- a CDS encoding DUF1638 domain-containing protein, translating to MPVMTIIGCRMFEDEIMHLLENDPEIGKVLVVENEDCSGIMRKMTEAGIAHTALTLEAIPEKSAGKGEGLTLIIYMLELALHAIPENLKKTVYSKVELMAPLSDGVLLFYGLCGNVLGKIEEDFKALDCRVCILKEENGEIVDDCIGAVLGGRGRYLEALKNCSGVGTFFLTPMWAVNWREMIRTAGLSQNPDDIEMSKFVFDYAGYKRVTRVNTGLAYEKDFDARVKEFSTLFEFEVTDLEGTLQLVENCYAKTKASMLEACPHSRA from the coding sequence ATGCCAGTAATGACCATAATAGGGTGCAGGATGTTCGAAGATGAGATAATGCACCTTCTTGAAAACGACCCTGAGATTGGAAAAGTGCTTGTGGTGGAAAACGAAGATTGCAGTGGGATCATGAGAAAGATGACCGAAGCGGGAATTGCACATACTGCTCTCACCCTTGAAGCGATTCCCGAAAAATCCGCAGGGAAAGGTGAAGGTTTAACCCTGATCATATACATGCTTGAACTTGCCCTCCATGCAATCCCTGAAAACCTCAAAAAAACCGTTTATTCAAAAGTAGAACTTATGGCGCCCCTCTCGGATGGGGTTCTGCTCTTTTACGGGCTCTGCGGAAACGTGCTCGGGAAAATTGAAGAGGACTTCAAAGCCCTGGACTGCAGGGTCTGCATCCTGAAAGAAGAGAACGGAGAAATCGTGGACGACTGCATAGGGGCTGTGCTCGGAGGCAGGGGGCGCTACCTGGAAGCCCTGAAAAACTGCAGCGGCGTAGGGACCTTTTTCCTGACCCCTATGTGGGCTGTTAACTGGAGGGAAATGATCCGGACTGCCGGACTGAGCCAGAACCCGGATGATATTGAGATGTCGAAATTCGTCTTTGACTATGCAGGCTACAAAAGAGTTACAAGGGTAAATACAGGCCTTGCCTATGAAAAAGACTTTGATGCCCGGGTAAAGGAGTTCTCTACGCTCTTTGAGTTTGAGGTTACGGACCTTGAAGGGACTCTGCAGCTAGTGGAGAATTGTTACGCAAAAACAAAAGCTTCAATGTTAGAGGCCTGCCCTCATTCCCGGGCCTGA
- a CDS encoding GNAT family N-acetyltransferase, translating into MPHVKIRPQKLSDAERFLEILTQMDYEYIEVPVETLEDEKRFLNLNEVKRKTNFEHNYSILFDGKLVGACGIRIDQHRPWTGEIGYLVDKDYCGNGIATEAVKQLEKIGFGELKLERITILMDIRNPASEKVALKCGYEKEGVAKKIHRIRKEYYDCFVYAKTI; encoded by the coding sequence ATGCCTCACGTAAAGATTCGCCCTCAGAAACTTTCAGATGCCGAACGTTTTCTTGAAATCTTGACACAAATGGACTATGAATACATAGAAGTTCCGGTAGAGACCCTTGAGGACGAAAAACGCTTCCTGAATCTGAACGAGGTAAAAAGGAAAACCAATTTTGAACACAACTATTCGATTCTTTTTGACGGAAAACTCGTAGGAGCCTGCGGGATCAGGATTGACCAGCACAGGCCGTGGACAGGAGAAATCGGATATCTTGTGGATAAGGATTATTGCGGGAATGGGATTGCAACCGAAGCTGTAAAGCAGCTTGAAAAAATCGGTTTTGGCGAACTGAAGCTGGAGAGGATTACCATCCTGATGGATATTCGAAACCCCGCAAGTGAAAAGGTCGCCCTGAAGTGCGGGTACGAAAAAGAAGGCGTGGCAAAAAAAATCCACAGGATAAGAAAAGAGTACTACGATTGTTTCGTATACGCGAAAACCATATAA